One Paenibacillus riograndensis SBR5 DNA segment encodes these proteins:
- a CDS encoding GTP-binding protein, with amino-acid sequence MKPIPVTVLSGYLGSGKTTLLNHILHNRDGLKVAVIVNDMSEVNVDAGLVKSGNTLSRTEEKLVEMSNGCICCTLRDDLLREVHTLAAEGRFDYILIESSGISEPVPVAQTFTYANPELDIDLTALARLDTMVTVVDANRFWHDFGSGDSLVDRGTTAGEGDSRDIVDLLIDQIETCDVLLLNKCDLVEEQELNKLEAVLRKLQPSAKIIRTVKGIVDPKEVLNTGRFDFERTSMSSGWIAELNKEEHTPETEEYGISSFVYRRKVPFHPQRLSFFFSNWPEEVVRAKGLVWLAAKGDLAASLSQAGPSIQFGPAGYWLASLPEEQQLEVLATEPDMKARWDETWGDRMNEVVFIGVGINRAGIEARLDRCLLNEEEMQQDWSRFNNPLPWPAEEFLEASPELEA; translated from the coding sequence ATGAAACCCATTCCTGTTACTGTGCTCAGCGGATATCTGGGCTCCGGCAAAACCACACTGCTCAATCACATTCTGCACAACCGCGACGGCCTGAAGGTGGCCGTGATTGTCAATGACATGAGCGAAGTGAATGTGGATGCGGGGCTGGTGAAATCCGGCAACACGCTTTCCCGGACAGAGGAGAAGCTGGTTGAAATGTCGAACGGCTGCATTTGCTGCACCCTGCGCGATGACCTGCTGCGTGAAGTGCATACGCTGGCGGCAGAAGGGCGGTTCGATTATATTCTGATCGAGTCCTCCGGCATCAGCGAGCCGGTACCGGTCGCCCAGACGTTTACCTATGCCAATCCTGAGCTGGATATCGATCTTACCGCGTTGGCCCGGCTCGACACCATGGTTACAGTAGTCGATGCCAACCGTTTCTGGCATGACTTCGGCTCCGGCGACAGTCTGGTTGACCGTGGCACCACTGCTGGTGAAGGAGATTCCCGGGATATCGTTGACCTGCTGATTGATCAGATTGAAACCTGCGATGTGCTGCTGTTGAATAAATGCGACCTGGTGGAGGAGCAGGAGCTGAACAAGCTTGAAGCCGTATTGCGCAAGCTGCAGCCCTCTGCCAAAATCATCCGGACCGTCAAGGGGATCGTTGATCCCAAGGAGGTCCTGAATACAGGGCGGTTCGATTTTGAACGAACAAGCATGTCCTCCGGCTGGATTGCCGAGCTGAACAAGGAGGAGCATACACCGGAGACCGAAGAATACGGCATCAGCTCTTTCGTCTACCGCCGGAAAGTGCCCTTTCATCCGCAACGGCTAAGCTTCTTCTTCAGCAATTGGCCGGAGGAAGTGGTACGGGCCAAGGGTCTGGTCTGGCTGGCAGCGAAGGGTGACCTTGCCGCCAGCCTCAGCCAGGCGGGGCCGTCCATCCAGTTCGGTCCTGCCGGCTACTGGCTGGCATCACTGCCTGAGGAACAGCAGCTTGAGGTGCTCGCCACAGAGCCGGATATGAAGGCCAGATGGGACGAGACTTGGGGCGACCGCATGAATGAGGTCGTATTCATCGGCGTCGGCATCAACCGGGCCGGCATTGAAGCCCGGCTGGACAGATGCCTGCTGAACGAAGAAGAGATGCAGCAGGATTGGAGCCGCTTCAACAACCCGCTCCCTTGGCCGGCGGAAGAGTTTTTGGAGGCTTCTCCTGAGTTAGAAGCTTGA
- a CDS encoding metal ABC transporter ATP-binding protein, translating into MILSSMKDVVFGYGSEPVIDNLSLEIEAGQFIGITGPNGAAKTTLLKLLLGLLRPWSGTVTLNKEITEGEKLAIGYVPQQVASFNAGFPSKVIELVRSGCYPRLGWFGRFTKEQEELVERSLRQVDMWEYRNRRIGELSGGQKQRICIARALAQQPQVLVLDEPATGMDIGSRSGFYKLMRHYVSNHGRTVIMVTHGLEETRPYLDTVISLEREEQEGWKCLVTNSCSAHFGPGA; encoded by the coding sequence ATGATTTTATCGTCCATGAAGGATGTGGTGTTCGGTTATGGAAGTGAGCCGGTCATTGACAACCTCTCACTTGAGATTGAAGCCGGGCAGTTTATCGGGATCACCGGCCCGAACGGGGCAGCCAAAACGACCCTGCTCAAGCTTCTGCTGGGCCTGCTCCGGCCTTGGAGCGGAACCGTCACGCTGAACAAGGAGATTACGGAGGGAGAAAAGCTGGCAATTGGTTATGTGCCGCAGCAGGTGGCATCCTTTAACGCCGGATTTCCGAGCAAGGTGATCGAGCTGGTCCGGTCCGGCTGCTACCCGCGGCTGGGGTGGTTTGGACGTTTCACGAAGGAGCAGGAGGAGCTTGTGGAGCGGAGCTTGCGGCAGGTGGACATGTGGGAATACCGCAACCGCAGGATCGGTGAGCTGTCCGGCGGGCAGAAGCAGCGGATCTGCATCGCCCGGGCACTGGCGCAGCAGCCGCAGGTGCTGGTGCTGGATGAGCCGGCAACGGGTATGGATATCGGGAGCCGGAGCGGATTTTACAAGCTGATGCGGCATTATGTCAGCAATCACGGGCGGACCGTCATCATGGTCACACACGGTCTGGAAGAGACCCGTCCCTATCTGGACACGGTGATCAGCCTGGAACGAGAAGAGCAGGAGGGCTGGAAATGCTTGGTTACGAATTCATGCAGCGCGCATTTTGGGCCGGGGGCCTGA
- a CDS encoding metal ABC transporter permease, with the protein MEMLGYEFMQRAFWAGGLIGIIGPLLGVYLMLRRQVLMADTLSHVSLAGVALGSVLQLSPALSGFAVAIAGGLVIEQLRRSYRTYSELPVAIIMTSGLALAVVLMSLKQNLSRSFSSYLFGSIVAVSDTQLGLIAIVAAVGLSYFILLRRPLYSLTFDEETASIGGVRTGLLSFSFAVLTGMTVAAAMPVVGVLLVSALMVLPASIALRVASGFSAAILISIGVGLTGVFSGLTASYYINTPPGGTIALILLCFLLCAIAVQKLLAFQKRRSVRKSILEKGA; encoded by the coding sequence CTGGAAATGCTTGGTTACGAATTCATGCAGCGCGCATTTTGGGCCGGGGGCCTGATCGGCATCATCGGTCCGCTGCTGGGCGTGTATCTGATGCTGCGCAGGCAGGTGTTGATGGCCGATACCTTGTCCCACGTGTCGCTGGCCGGAGTGGCGCTCGGCTCGGTGCTGCAGCTGAGTCCGGCACTCAGCGGATTTGCGGTGGCCATAGCGGGCGGCCTGGTCATCGAGCAGCTCCGCCGTTCTTACCGTACATACAGCGAGCTGCCGGTGGCGATCATTATGACCTCCGGCCTGGCGCTGGCCGTAGTGCTGATGAGCCTGAAGCAGAATCTGAGCCGCAGCTTCAGCTCCTATCTGTTCGGCTCCATCGTTGCTGTCAGCGATACCCAGCTGGGGCTGATTGCCATAGTTGCCGCCGTTGGACTGTCATATTTCATCCTTCTGCGCCGCCCGCTGTACAGCCTGACCTTTGATGAAGAGACCGCCTCTATCGGCGGTGTCCGTACAGGCTTGTTGTCCTTTTCGTTTGCGGTGCTGACGGGTATGACAGTTGCGGCTGCGATGCCTGTTGTCGGCGTTCTGCTGGTGTCGGCGCTGATGGTCCTGCCGGCATCCATTGCCCTGAGGGTTGCATCCGGCTTTAGTGCCGCTATTCTGATTTCAATCGGTGTTGGCCTCACGGGAGTTTTCAGCGGCCTGACCGCATCCTACTATATCAACACGCCTCCCGGAGGCACGATAGCCCTCATTTTATTGTGTTTTCTGCTGTGCGCTATTGCTGTACAGAAGCTGCTGGCTTTCCAAAAACGCCGCAGCGTCCGTAAATCCATATTAGAAAAAGGAGCTTGA
- a CDS encoding metal ABC transporter substrate-binding protein, whose amino-acid sequence MLNVKIRHLAVLSLAAMLMASGCGNKNTASNAEEAAPASSATADPSAAEPAVKTDKLDIKVSFYPMYEFTKNIVGDLADVETLIPAGIEPHDWEPTAQDMAEISAADVLVYNGAGMEGWAQQVIDSAKGTQLVAVEASKGLDIMEGVEEEEEHHADEADHDHEAGEHAEEAEHNHEADGTAEEGHDHGHDHDHGGLDPHVWLAPSLAIKEVRTIEAALAAASPENAAAFQTNSDAYIAKLEQLDQDFKAGLKDTKRKDFITQHAAFGYLAKEYGLTQVPIAGLSPEQEPSAAQMAKIVEFAKAHKVKTIFFETLVSSSVADTIAGEIGAKSAVLNPIEGLTEADRSSNLDYLGIMRQNLEALKTALNE is encoded by the coding sequence ATGCTGAATGTTAAAATCCGTCACCTTGCCGTCCTTTCCCTTGCCGCCATGCTGATGGCCTCCGGCTGCGGCAACAAAAACACCGCAAGCAATGCGGAAGAAGCTGCCCCGGCTTCATCCGCAACCGCAGATCCGTCCGCCGCAGAGCCTGCAGTCAAGACAGACAAGCTGGATATCAAGGTCAGCTTTTACCCTATGTACGAGTTCACCAAAAATATTGTCGGCGACCTGGCCGATGTGGAAACGCTGATTCCGGCCGGAATCGAGCCGCATGACTGGGAGCCTACGGCACAGGATATGGCGGAGATTTCCGCCGCCGATGTGCTCGTCTATAACGGTGCAGGTATGGAGGGCTGGGCGCAGCAGGTGATCGACAGTGCCAAGGGGACCCAACTGGTGGCCGTAGAGGCCAGTAAGGGGCTGGATATTATGGAAGGCGTGGAAGAGGAAGAAGAGCATCATGCCGACGAAGCGGATCATGATCACGAGGCAGGCGAGCATGCCGAAGAAGCGGAGCATAATCATGAGGCAGACGGGACAGCCGAAGAAGGTCATGATCACGGCCACGACCACGACCACGGCGGCCTGGATCCGCATGTCTGGCTTGCCCCCTCTCTTGCCATCAAGGAGGTTCGGACGATCGAAGCCGCTTTGGCTGCTGCCTCTCCTGAGAATGCCGCTGCCTTCCAGACTAACAGCGATGCTTATATCGCCAAGCTGGAGCAGCTTGACCAGGATTTCAAGGCTGGTCTGAAAGATACGAAGCGTAAAGATTTTATTACCCAGCATGCCGCATTTGGCTATCTGGCCAAAGAGTACGGCCTGACTCAAGTGCCGATCGCCGGACTGTCGCCGGAGCAGGAGCCTTCCGCCGCTCAAATGGCCAAAATTGTGGAATTCGCGAAGGCGCATAAGGTGAAGACGATCTTTTTCGAAACCCTGGTATCATCCAGTGTCGCGGATACCATTGCCGGGGAAATCGGCGCCAAGTCAGCGGTGCTGAACCCCATCGAAGGCTTGACCGAAGCGGACCGCAGCAGCAATCTTGATTACCTTGGCATTATGCGCCAGAATCTTGAAGCGCTGAAGACTGCTTTGAATGAATAG
- the rpsN gene encoding 30S ribosomal protein S14 encodes MAKKSKIVKELKRQELVAEFADKRRELKAKGDYMALQKLPRDSSPTRQKNRCAVSGRPRGYLSKFHVSRIVFRELALKGQIPGITKSSW; translated from the coding sequence ATGGCTAAAAAATCAAAGATCGTCAAAGAACTGAAGAGGCAGGAACTGGTGGCGGAATTCGCTGACAAACGCAGAGAGCTGAAGGCAAAGGGGGACTATATGGCCCTCCAGAAGCTGCCGCGCGATTCATCGCCCACCCGCCAAAAGAACCGGTGCGCCGTTTCCGGCAGACCGCGCGGCTACTTAAGCAAGTTTCATGTCTCACGAATCGTGTTCCGCGAGCTTGCGCTCAAAGGGCAGATTCCCGGCATCACCAAATCAAGCTGGTAA
- a CDS encoding DUF6157 family protein — protein sequence MSYTDTFIRVAVDCPAETGVVPVSARPHPPVHVIQYELLSGAPYAYTHEELLYEVHVRHKGISEQERAERRKEIWTALFSKSHPCLRASMLPKKYGWGIHYNSEGKIAIYGKESPEYDHYTSGSADGVKLLNAMRNKK from the coding sequence ATGAGCTATACCGATACGTTCATCCGCGTCGCTGTCGATTGTCCGGCCGAGACTGGTGTTGTTCCTGTGTCCGCCCGGCCGCATCCGCCGGTCCATGTCATTCAGTATGAGCTGCTCTCAGGAGCGCCGTATGCCTATACCCATGAAGAGCTGCTGTATGAGGTGCATGTGCGCCATAAGGGGATTTCTGAACAGGAGAGAGCGGAACGCAGGAAGGAAATCTGGACAGCACTGTTCTCCAAAAGCCACCCCTGCCTGCGCGCCTCCATGCTGCCCAAAAAGTACGGTTGGGGAATTCATTATAACTCTGAGGGTAAAATCGCCATATATGGCAAGGAGTCCCCTGAATACGATCATTACACATCCGGGAGCGCGGATGGCGTTAAGCTGCTGAATGCTATGCGCAATAAAAAATGA
- a CDS encoding GNAT family N-acetyltransferase, with the protein MHKGIEELTLNTWPAEQSVLLEGWILRSSSGYTKRANSVNPLYGSTGQQGELEVQEKIRLAEQYYAAAGLSSVFKITPFTQPADLDGRLAGQGYEKVEPSSVRTLDLQELPAPSGRYEVLIQEELAGAWLEAFAGLSGLPVADQDTLRRMLASSMLKQGYALLLKDGIPAACGLGVLQHGYIGLYDICTAAVFRRQGMAEEILLSLLHWARNRGAAHSFLQVVLANSGASALYDKLGFKEIYQYWYRVKSRV; encoded by the coding sequence TTGCATAAAGGTATAGAAGAACTCACGCTGAACACCTGGCCTGCAGAGCAAAGTGTGCTGCTGGAGGGCTGGATACTCCGCTCCTCGTCAGGTTATACCAAACGGGCAAATTCGGTTAATCCGCTGTATGGGTCAACAGGGCAACAGGGCGAACTTGAGGTCCAGGAGAAAATCCGCCTTGCTGAGCAGTATTATGCCGCTGCCGGGTTGAGTTCCGTGTTCAAAATCACGCCATTTACCCAGCCCGCAGACCTCGACGGGCGATTAGCCGGGCAGGGCTATGAGAAAGTAGAACCTTCCTCCGTCCGGACGCTGGATCTGCAGGAGCTGCCGGCTCCGTCCGGACGCTACGAGGTTCTAATCCAGGAAGAACTGGCCGGAGCGTGGCTGGAAGCATTCGCCGGGTTGTCAGGGCTGCCCGTTGCGGATCAGGACACTCTGCGCAGAATGCTGGCTTCGTCCATGTTGAAGCAGGGGTACGCTCTTCTGCTGAAGGATGGAATTCCTGCTGCGTGCGGACTCGGTGTCCTTCAGCATGGATACATAGGTCTATACGATATATGCACTGCGGCGGTGTTCCGGCGGCAGGGGATGGCGGAGGAAATACTGCTCAGCCTGCTGCACTGGGCCAGAAACCGGGGAGCGGCACATTCCTTTCTTCAGGTGGTGCTGGCGAACAGCGGGGCTTCCGCCCTATATGACAAGCTGGGCTTTAAAGAGATTTATCAATATTGGTACAGAGTGAAAAGCCGGGTATAG
- a CDS encoding class I SAM-dependent methyltransferase gives MSQYWSTRFAREGMIWGDQPSPSALRAKAWFLEQGVKSVLVPGAGYGRNTKVFSSDLETYGVELSGEALELAAGRDSQTRFIEGSALEPQLDILVDAVYCYDVLHLFLAGERRQLIAACLAQLRPGGLLYFTSFSDEDSNNGHGRMLEPGTYEYKEGKYAHFFSDADLREHFSAAEVVETGTFQESLQSPGGGTHEYLLREIFARKRREAYIN, from the coding sequence ATGTCACAATATTGGAGCACAAGATTTGCCCGCGAAGGCATGATCTGGGGAGATCAGCCCAGTCCGTCAGCCTTGCGGGCAAAAGCATGGTTCCTTGAGCAGGGAGTGAAATCTGTCCTCGTTCCCGGAGCGGGTTATGGCCGGAACACCAAGGTGTTCTCCTCCGATTTGGAAACCTATGGCGTCGAATTAAGCGGGGAAGCGCTGGAGCTTGCCGCCGGGCGGGACAGCCAAACCCGGTTTATTGAAGGATCAGCACTGGAGCCTCAATTGGACATCCTTGTAGATGCAGTCTATTGCTATGATGTGCTGCATTTATTTCTTGCCGGAGAACGCCGTCAGCTCATTGCGGCATGTCTTGCACAGCTCCGCCCCGGAGGCCTGCTGTATTTCACCAGTTTCTCCGATGAGGATTCCAACAACGGCCATGGGAGAATGCTGGAGCCGGGTACATATGAATACAAAGAAGGGAAGTACGCCCACTTTTTCAGCGATGCTGACCTGCGGGAGCATTTTTCTGCGGCAGAGGTAGTGGAGACTGGAACGTTTCAGGAATCATTGCAGAGCCCCGGAGGCGGGACACATGAGTATCTGCTCCGGGAGATCTTCGCCCGCAAGAGAAGAGAGGCCTATATAAATTGA
- a CDS encoding MBL fold metallo-hydrolase: MELNGILTSGLTDTWEAAEGVAGLRTLFVNVAFVGHSATGYILVDTGLGNFAGSILQTSREWFGRPPAAIVLTHGHFDHVGNLKELMEEWQEVPVYAHPLELPYLTGLQDYPPADPAVGGGLMATVSPLYPHRGLHLGEGVHPLPEDGSVPGAKGWTWVHTPGHSPGHISLFRPADKVLISGDAVITVKQESAFAVITQHKELHGPPAYFTTDWIEAEKSVRKLALLDPQMVIPGHGLPMAAPELSAQFAHLCKTFKELSVPSQGKFV; the protein is encoded by the coding sequence GTGGAACTGAACGGGATATTAACTTCCGGCTTGACGGATACATGGGAGGCAGCAGAAGGTGTGGCCGGCCTTCGGACTTTGTTTGTCAACGTCGCCTTTGTAGGCCATTCGGCAACGGGCTATATTCTGGTCGATACCGGGCTTGGCAATTTCGCGGGGAGCATTTTGCAGACCAGCCGGGAGTGGTTTGGCAGACCGCCGGCGGCCATTGTGCTGACTCACGGCCATTTTGATCATGTCGGCAACCTGAAGGAGCTTATGGAGGAATGGCAGGAAGTTCCGGTATATGCACATCCTCTGGAGCTGCCTTATCTCACGGGCTTGCAGGATTACCCTCCGGCAGACCCCGCTGTAGGCGGGGGCCTCATGGCCACCGTGTCACCGCTGTATCCGCACAGGGGCCTCCATCTCGGGGAAGGTGTACATCCCCTTCCGGAGGATGGCAGTGTCCCTGGAGCAAAGGGATGGACCTGGGTGCATACCCCTGGGCACAGCCCGGGCCACATCTCTCTTTTCCGCCCTGCCGACAAGGTCCTCATCTCCGGGGATGCCGTGATTACCGTCAAGCAGGAGTCGGCTTTTGCAGTAATTACACAGCATAAGGAACTGCACGGACCTCCGGCCTATTTCACAACAGACTGGATAGAAGCAGAGAAGTCCGTACGCAAGCTTGCTTTACTGGACCCTCAGATGGTGATTCCCGGACACGGGCTGCCTATGGCTGCTCCAGAGCTGTCGGCGCAATTTGCCCATTTATGCAAAACGTTTAAGGAGCTGTCTGTCCCTTCCCAGGGAAAGTTCGTATAA
- a CDS encoding helix-turn-helix domain-containing protein — translation MPNNQQEPHKIQAWSLINRKYLGQGVRVKRFRRPKRSQIRNRVLLAVLMAKDIKLSRLAEELSVSSRSVSAWVYEGRIPSRTNLDKVCRTLGYPSHILFNEALLRQSPIVCQPTPSRFMKRANARSPHSNVILTGLCMVYDFSVTDVSIWIGVHPGTFRKWLHQCHLPTLALQEKAENFFHIPRHILFADCELH, via the coding sequence ATGCCTAATAACCAGCAAGAACCACATAAAATTCAGGCCTGGTCTCTGATCAACCGCAAATATCTTGGACAAGGCGTACGGGTCAAAAGATTCCGCCGGCCGAAGCGCAGCCAGATCCGCAACCGTGTGCTGCTAGCCGTCCTGATGGCCAAAGACATCAAGCTGTCACGGCTGGCCGAAGAACTCTCCGTCTCTTCACGCAGCGTCAGCGCGTGGGTATATGAAGGCCGGATTCCTTCCAGAACCAATCTGGACAAGGTCTGCCGCACCCTGGGGTACCCGTCCCATATCTTGTTCAATGAGGCTCTCCTGCGGCAAAGTCCGATTGTGTGCCAGCCTACACCTTCAAGATTCATGAAAAGAGCAAATGCCCGCTCCCCGCACAGCAATGTGATTCTTACAGGACTGTGCATGGTCTATGATTTCTCTGTCACGGATGTCAGCATCTGGATTGGGGTCCATCCCGGAACCTTCCGCAAATGGCTGCATCAATGCCACCTCCCGACGCTGGCGCTGCAGGAAAAGGCCGAGAATTTCTTCCATATTCCGCGCCATATTCTGTTCGCTGATTGTGAACTGCACTAG
- a CDS encoding Dabb family protein, translating to MIKHIVFFKLKDRAPEKVQETVAVLRNMEGKIPQLLSIEVGADIIRSERSFDIALVTVVASLDDLQAYQVHPEHKKVIAHINEVKEVSYAVDYEI from the coding sequence ATGATTAAGCACATTGTATTCTTCAAACTAAAGGACCGGGCTCCGGAAAAAGTACAGGAAACCGTAGCGGTGCTCCGGAACATGGAAGGCAAGATTCCGCAGCTGCTCTCCATCGAGGTGGGGGCCGATATCATTCGCTCGGAGCGTTCTTTTGATATTGCGCTGGTGACGGTGGTCGCTTCGCTGGATGATTTACAGGCCTATCAGGTGCACCCGGAGCATAAAAAAGTTATCGCGCACATCAATGAGGTCAAAGAGGTTTCATATGCTGTAGATTACGAAATCTAG
- a CDS encoding DUF86 domain-containing protein: MYYVNRKQIEIILGQIPDINKGLRAAAASWDGGTFTGLVQERCLHLAIEVVTDVGSSLIDGFIMRDAGSYEDIISIIHEEKVFEGSSLYGLLIQLVALRKPLVQDYYAWDRTSLHPLTAKLPEALEQFAAAVQSYLDQELGTQASV; encoded by the coding sequence GTGTACTATGTCAACCGGAAACAGATCGAAATTATACTGGGACAGATTCCAGATATTAATAAAGGGCTCCGGGCTGCAGCTGCCTCGTGGGATGGCGGTACATTCACGGGACTGGTTCAGGAAAGATGCCTGCATTTGGCAATTGAAGTCGTTACCGATGTGGGCAGCTCCTTGATTGACGGATTTATTATGCGGGATGCCGGAAGCTATGAGGACATCATTTCTATCATCCATGAGGAAAAGGTTTTTGAAGGCAGCAGCCTGTACGGTTTGCTGATCCAGCTTGTGGCACTCCGGAAGCCTCTCGTTCAGGACTACTACGCCTGGGACCGGACATCGCTTCACCCGCTTACAGCGAAGCTGCCGGAAGCACTGGAGCAATTCGCAGCTGCAGTGCAGAGCTATCTGGATCAGGAGCTGGGCACACAAGCTTCAGTGTAA
- a CDS encoding helix-turn-helix transcriptional regulator: MKKGQESGSTRRMIMTLLKMKGPLTIGALAEELGITEMGVRRHVLQLEQEALAKTKVVRQAMGRPLHVYSLTERAEDHFPKSYHNLALELLRELDHGSGQEAVNVLFEGRRKRMLAQYAPMMEKRNLEERVAELSSIQNAGGYMAEWNQEEDGSYVMQEYNCPIRQVATQYRKACQCEQALFEELLGAKVTRTECMAEGGQSCRYAITPRKKDKSPELSV; encoded by the coding sequence ATGAAGAAGGGGCAGGAAAGCGGATCAACAAGGCGGATGATTATGACGCTCCTGAAGATGAAAGGGCCGCTGACGATCGGTGCGCTCGCAGAGGAGCTGGGGATCACGGAAATGGGGGTCCGGCGTCACGTGCTTCAGCTGGAACAGGAAGCGCTGGCCAAAACCAAAGTCGTCCGCCAGGCTATGGGCCGTCCGCTTCATGTGTATTCACTGACAGAGCGGGCTGAAGACCATTTTCCCAAAAGCTATCATAATCTGGCGCTGGAGCTGCTGCGCGAGCTGGACCACGGCAGCGGACAGGAGGCGGTTAATGTTCTGTTTGAAGGCCGCAGGAAGCGTATGCTGGCCCAATATGCACCCATGATGGAGAAGCGTAATCTGGAGGAGCGTGTCGCCGAGCTGTCCTCCATCCAGAATGCGGGCGGCTATATGGCCGAGTGGAACCAGGAAGAGGACGGCTCTTATGTAATGCAGGAGTACAACTGTCCGATCCGCCAGGTTGCGACCCAATACCGTAAGGCCTGCCAGTGTGAACAAGCGCTGTTCGAGGAGCTGCTGGGGGCGAAGGTTACACGCACGGAATGTATGGCTGAAGGCGGACAGAGCTGCCGGTACGCCATTACTCCCCGCAAGAAAGACAAATCTCCGGAATTGAGCGTATAG
- a CDS encoding YtxH domain-containing protein encodes MKKDTKSLLWGILAGSVVGSVTALLFAPKAGKELRKDIAEGTAEAAHKVQEIAGAASDKGTELYSKAKDAVESVVIEVKEWGRQYTGTDEKKAVEVSGIAAGGDTAEATEANETAETAVEEAAEAVPDEAEARSGAVTGADTVAEEDTANGKAGSGIA; translated from the coding sequence ATGAAAAAAGACACTAAAAGCTTGCTGTGGGGTATTCTGGCCGGCAGTGTGGTGGGTTCGGTAACGGCTCTGCTGTTCGCCCCTAAAGCCGGCAAGGAGCTGCGCAAAGACATTGCGGAAGGAACCGCAGAAGCCGCCCACAAAGTGCAGGAGATTGCCGGAGCAGCAAGCGACAAAGGCACAGAGCTGTACAGCAAAGCCAAAGATGCGGTTGAGTCTGTCGTCATTGAAGTCAAGGAATGGGGCAGACAATACACCGGGACTGATGAAAAAAAAGCGGTTGAGGTGAGCGGAATTGCTGCCGGAGGTGATACCGCTGAAGCCACTGAAGCCAATGAAACCGCTGAAACCGCCGTTGAAGAAGCTGCTGAAGCAGTGCCGGATGAAGCGGAAGCCCGGAGCGGTGCTGTAACAGGTGCTGACACTGTTGCAGAAGAGGACACGGCAAACGGCAAAGCCGGCAGTGGAATCGCTTAA
- the racE gene encoding glutamate racemase: MQQAIAILDSGVGGLTVVKEVMRQLPREKIIYFGDTARAPYGPRSTEEVKMFTEQIVDYLIQFNPKMIVIACNTATAAALDYISAKVSIPVIGVIHPGARAAISATKTGQVGVIGTIGTIKSGAYTAALKQLSPFVQVVSQACPALVPFVEQGMFRSEESHIAVAESLNGIKYEPIDTLILGCTHYPFLVEPIGKVMGPGVKLISSADETAREISTILYDKGKLASGDESPIHQFFCSGDAEMFQRIARDWLGEQIKRTPVVWQVSSL; encoded by the coding sequence GTGCAGCAAGCTATCGCAATACTAGATTCAGGTGTGGGGGGACTCACGGTTGTCAAGGAAGTGATGAGACAGCTCCCACGGGAGAAAATCATTTATTTCGGTGACACCGCAAGGGCCCCGTACGGACCCCGTTCGACAGAAGAAGTGAAAATGTTCACCGAACAGATTGTGGACTATTTAATTCAATTTAATCCCAAAATGATTGTTATCGCCTGCAACACAGCAACTGCGGCCGCACTTGACTATATCTCAGCCAAAGTATCCATTCCCGTCATCGGCGTCATTCATCCGGGCGCACGTGCTGCCATAAGTGCGACCAAAACCGGTCAGGTCGGCGTCATCGGCACCATCGGCACCATCAAAAGCGGTGCCTACACCGCTGCGCTGAAGCAGCTGTCCCCATTCGTCCAGGTCGTCAGCCAGGCCTGCCCGGCGCTTGTTCCTTTTGTGGAACAAGGGATGTTCCGCTCGGAGGAGAGCCATATCGCAGTGGCGGAATCGCTGAATGGCATCAAGTATGAGCCGATCGACACCCTGATCCTGGGCTGTACCCATTATCCGTTCCTGGTGGAGCCCATCGGCAAGGTAATGGGGCCAGGGGTGAAGCTCATCAGCTCAGCAGATGAGACAGCCAGAGAAATCAGCACGATTCTCTATGACAAAGGCAAACTTGCCAGCGGAGACGAAAGCCCGATCCACCAGTTTTTCTGCAGCGGAGATGCCGAGATGTTCCAGCGGATCGCCCGTGACTGGCTTGGGGAGCAGATTAAGCGCACGCCCGTTGTGTGGCAGGTCTCTTCGCTGTAA